From the genome of Ktedonobacterales bacterium:
TGGAAGCACTGCTTCCGCTGAGCTTTGGCTATTGTTCGCTGGTTGTCGCCGTACCCAAAGAATCGCCGATCACCAGCGTCGAGCAGCTTGCCGGGGCAAAAATCGCTACCTCCTATCCCCACTCGGCACAGCAGTTCTTTCAAGCGCAGCAGATTCCTGTCGAGATCATCACTATCAGCGGCTCTGTGGAGGTTGCCCCGCTGCTGGGGCTTTCTGGCGCAATCGTCGATCTGACGGCAACTGGCAGTTCACTGATATTAAATGATCTTCGCCCCCTCCACACGATTTTAGAATCCGAGGCGGTACTGGCAGCCAATCCAGCGGCGCTGGCCGACCCGGCAAAGCTCGACGCCATCAACCGGCTGCTGCTGCGCATCAAGGGAGTGTTGGCAGCCAAACGCTACCGCTACGTAATGATGAACGCGCCCCGTTCTGCCCTGGAGGAGATCAAGCATATCGTGCCAGGGCTGAAGACACCCACCGTCGTACCATTGGCAGACCCGGAATGGGTAGCCGTCCATTCCGCCATACGTGAAGAGGTTTTCTGGGAAGCCATTGAAGCCCTGCGAGCGGCAGGAGCCTCTGAGATTCTCGTCTCACCTATCGAAAAATTGGTGCTGTAGAAAGAGGCTTCGTAATGTTGATCGCCCGCCTGGCAGATTTACCCAAAGAAGACTATGAACGGCTCATGCGCCGCTCCAGGCAGCAGATGGAAACCATTCTGCCCAACGTTCGCGCTGTCATGAATGATGTACACGAACGCGGCGACGCGGCGCTGCGCGATTATACTCTGCGCTTCGATCATGTCCAGCTTGACAGCCTGGAAGTCTCGCCCGAAGAGATAGCTCAGGCGCCCACGCAGACAGCGCCAGAACTGTTGGCGGCGCTCAATCAGGCTTCAACAAATATCAAAACGTTCCATAAGCGCCACCTTCAGCATGAGGGCAAAGTGGACACCCAGCCAGGCGTCACTGTCTGGCGTGTCTGGCGACCCATCGAGCGCGTCGGCCTGTACATCCCCGGTGGCAAGGCGACCTATCCCTCATCGGTCCTGATGAGCGCCTTGCCCGCGCGCATCGCTGGCTGCCGTGAAATCATCCTTTGCTCGCCGCCGCGCTCCGACGGCAGCCTCTCCCCGGCGCTGCTCGCGGCTGCTTCTCTAGCCGGAGTGCAGCGCATCTTCAAGCTCGGCGGCGTCCAGGCCATTGCGGCAATGGCCTATGGTACTGAAAGCGTGCCGCGTGTCTCCAAAATCTTTGGCGCGGGCAGCGCCTACGTCGCCGCCGCCAAGCTCCTCGCTTTTGGCGAAGTGGATATTGATCTTCCGGCGGGTCCATCAGAGGTATTGATCCTGGCAGACGAGACCGCCCACCCGCGCTTTGTGGCGGCAGACCTGCTGGCACAGGCGGAACACGCCGAAGATTCCGCCTGCCTGCTAGTCACGACTTCCCGCACGCTGGCCGAACAGGTGTCCGTTGATGTAGAGCGCCTGACCGAACCGCTTGAAACGCGCGACAAGATTCGCGCCTCCCTGGAACGCTTTGGCGCGCTCTTGCTGGTTGAAAGCCTGGAAGAAGGCGCCGCCTTCGTCAATAGCTACGCTCCCGAACACCTGGAGATCATTACCACCGACGATCACCGCATTCTGAGCAGCATTCAGAACGCTGGCTCCATTTTCCTGGGCAATTGGTCGCCAGAGCCTGCGGGCGATTACGCCTCCGGCAGCAATCACACGCTGCCAACCGGCGGCTACGCTCGCATGTTTTCGCCGCTCTCCGTCGAAAGTTATGGGCGCAAGGTACAGGTGCAGGAACTGACACGCGATGGTCTGGCACGCCTGCGAACTACCGTTGAGACTCTGGCAACGGCTGAGGGATTGCCCGCGCACCGACAATCAATCAGCGTCAGATTCGAGGAGGGCGCTGAAGGGAGCGCGCAGTTACACACATCTCAGCTTGTCCAGATTCCAGCGCAGGCGCGTTACGCCCCATCCGATGAACCACTGGCCGTCCTGCCTGCGCGTCGGGCTATCGTAGAGCGCGTGACCGCCGAGACAGAGATACAGATCACACTTACTCTGGATGGCGCTGGTCACGCCGATCTTCAGACGCCTACACCCTTCCTCAATCATCTCCTCCATGCGTTTGCCCGGCATGGCCGCTTTGACCTGAAGATCGAGGCGCGCGGTGACACCGAGATTGACGACCATCATACCGTTGAGGACATCGGTATTGTGCTGGGCCAGGCGCTTCAGAGCGCCCTGAGCGACAAGCGCGGCATTGCCCGTTTCGGCTCCTCCTACGCGCCGATGGACGAGGCGCTGGCCCGCGCCGTGCTAGACATCTCTGGCCGCCCCTTCCTGGTCTACGAAGCGCCAGGCATCGCCTCCTGGGTCGGGCGCTTTGATACCGCGCTCGTAGAGGAGTTCTGGCGAGCGTTCGTCACACACGCGGCCATCACGCTCCACCTTGATTTGCTGCGTGGCCGCAACGCGCACCACGCGCTGGAGGCGCTGTTCAAGAGCGCCGGACTGGCCCTGCGCGCCGCAACGCGCGTCGGCGCCCGTGATGGCGCGATCCCCTCTACAAAGGAGGCGCTTTGATGATAACCATCGTTGATTACGGCGCGGGCAACCTGCGCAGCATCTCGCGCGCCTTCCAGCATCTCGACATAGCGGCGCGCGTGGTTGATCGCCCGGAAGCTGTGGAACGGGCAGAAGCCGTCGTGCTGCCAGGCGTGGGCGCGGCGGGCGCAGCCATACGCTATCTCAAAGAAAAAGGGCTGGATGAAGCCGTGCGCGCCGCGCTTCAGCGCGGCGTCCCCTTTCTGGGCGTCTGCCTGGGGATGCAGTTGCTGTTGGGCGACCACGAAGAGGGCGATACCGCCGGGCTGGGTCTGCTGGCGGGACGCGTGCGCCGTTTTTCCGAAGGGCTAATCGTCCCACACATCGGCTGGAATCAGGTACAGCCGGTGCGCGAGACGCCCCTGTTTGCGGGTATCCCGCCTAGCGCGTACTTTTATTTCATCCATTCCTACTATACTGAACCAGCCGATGCTGCCCTGATCGCCGGGCAGACGGACTATGGCGGGCCGTATTGCAGCGTCATCGAGGCCGACAACCTTTGGGGTGTGCAGTTTCATCCCGAAAAGAGCAGCGCCAATGGGCTGCGCCTGCTGCGCAATTTTGCAAAGGTGGCCCGTCAGTGTTGATTCTACCGGCGATTGATCTGCAAGAGGGGCGCTGCGTGCGACTGGTTCAAGGCGATTTTGCGCAAAGTATGCGGTTCTCAGATAATCCCGCAGCCGTCGCCAGCCGATGGCAAATAGAGGGCGCTCAATGGCTGCATGTGGTCGATCTGGATGGCGCTCGCAGCGGCGCGCAAGCTAACCTGGAACCCATCAGGCAGATTCGCAAGGCGGTTTCCATCGCTATTGAGGTAGGTGGAGGCTTGCGCGCTCTCAAAGATGTCGCCACGCTTCTGGACCTTGGCATCGAGCGCGTCATTCTAGGCACCGCCGCGTTGAAAGATCGCGCGTTTCTGCGGGCTTGCCTGGAGCGTTGGGGCGAGCGTATCGCGGTTGGGCTGGATACCCGTAATGGGCTGGTTGCCAGCAATGGCTGGCTTGAAACCTCAACCGTTCCGGCGCTGACGCTGGCGCAAGAATTGGCGGCGGAAGGCGTGGCGCGCTTTATCTTTACCGATATTCAGCGCGATGGCATGCTCAGTGGACCAGATCTGGCGGCGCTGGCGACGCTTCTGGCAGCCGTCAACCGGCCCATCATCGCATCGGGAGGAGTCGCTTCGCTCGCTGATCTTAAGGCGCTGGCGGCGCTCGGTGTTGAAAGCACGATTGTTGGCCGCGCGCTCTATACCGGCGAAGTGAGGCTGGCAGAAGCGTTGTCAAGTACAGAAGGGATACGCTGATGCTCACCAAACGATTGATCCCCTGCCTGGACGTGCGCGACGGGCGCGTGGTGAAGGGTGTCCAGTTCGTAGATTTACGTGACGCTGGCGATCCGGTGGAGTTGGCCGCGCGCTACAGCGACGAGGGAGCCGACGAAGTGGTTTTTCTGGATATTACGGCTTCCAGCGATAACCGCGCTACAATGCTCGATGTTGTCGAGCGCACCGCTGAGCGTGTCTTTATCCCGCTTACCGTTGGCGGCGGCATTCGCAGTGTGGACGATATTCGCGCAACACTGCGGGCGGGCGCTGATAAAATATCGCTCAACACCGCCGCCATTGCCTCACCCAAACTGCTCCGCCTGGGCGCTGAGGCATTCGGCTGCCAGTGCATTGTGCTGGCGATTGATGCCCGGCGCAACAATGCCACACCCTCCGGCTGGGAGGTCTTCAGTCACGGAGGCCGCCAGGCAACTGGGCTGGACGCGCTGGCCTGGGCAGAGCAGGGCGCGACGCTGGGCGCAGGCGAGATTCTGCTGACCAGCATGGACCACGACGGCGCTCAAGAAGGCTACGACCTGGCGCTCACCGCAGCGATAGCCGGAGCCGTTTCCATTCCAGTCATCGCTTCAGGCGGCGTAGGCACGCTCGAACACCTTTATGAAGGGCTGACAATTGGCAAAGCCAGCGCCGTCCTGGCCGCATCCATCTTCCACTTTGGCACATTCTCTCTCTGCCAGGCGAAAACCTATCTTCAAGAGAAAGGGGTAGCTATCCGGCCATGCTAAGCGAGATACGCTTTGATCGAGATGGGCTGGTTCCAGTCGTGGCGCAGGACTACCAGACACGCGATGTGCTGCTGCTCGCCTATATGAACGCCGAGGCGCTGCAACGGACACAGGAAACCGGCCTGGCCCATTTTTGGAGCCGGTCACGCAGGCGGCTCTGGCAAAAAGGGGAAACATCCGGCCATGTGCAAGAAGTGGTTGCATTACACATCAACTGTGAGGGCAATAGTCTGCTGTTGGAAGTCAACCAGCGCGGCGAGGCCGCCTGCCACGACGGCTACCGCTCCTGCTACTATCGCCGACTGAATAGCCTGGGAGCCTGGGAGGTCAGCGCCCCGCGTCTCTTCGACCCGGCGCCAGTCTACAACGCAGGCAGCAGCAGCGAGCAGACAAGCGCCCACCCAGGCTTGCAAGAAACAGATGAGCTTGCCCAGGTGCTTCAGTGCATCTATCGTGCCTACTGCTACCTGCGCGATCACGACCTGGAGGCTGTATCTGGCACGTCGCGCCGCCTGCGCCATCCTGACCTGGCCTGGCTGCGCCAGCGTATCGGCGAAGAGTTGGCAGAACTGGCAGGCGTTCTCTCCGGCGTCCATACACACAATACACCAACCGAAGATGTGATTCTGGAGGGTCGCCAGGTCTGCTACTGGCTGTTCTTGCTGGCTGCGGCGCTAGACTTGCCCTACGAAGCCATCACTCCCCATATCCATCTGCGCAGCGGCTTCGAGAGCACAGAGAAACTCGACGCGGCGGCTGCCAGCGAGTTTGCCCGGCAGCAGCATCATGGCGAGCAGGGGGCGCCAAGCGATATAGTCACAGGCTTGCGGTTGGTAGGCGCGGCCTGCCGCCAGCAAGGCGTTCCACTGATTGCTCTGGCGGAAGCAGAGTTACTTGACCTGAGCCAGAAGAGTTATCTCAGCGGAGCATTTTGATCAAGGAAGGAGTATCCATCATGACCGAGCGCGAACTGCTCCGCCTCCACATCGAGGCAGTGTGGAACCTCACGCTTCCAGCGGTAGACGAGGATGGGCATGAACTCATGTTGACACAGGGCCTCCCCCTCCCGCCCTGGTCACTCTATCTGGGCACCTTTGCCCATGAGCAGATGGCTATCTGGCATCCTGATGTTGTGCCTGAGCGGCGCTTACAGTATCTAGAAGACGCCCGCAAAGCGGATGTTGTCTGGGATCAGGCGCTTGGAATGCGTCGTGA
Proteins encoded in this window:
- the hisG gene encoding ATP phosphoribosyltransferase, which produces MFPTEREQDGQLRLAIQKEGRLTEDTLALLRAIGLEFESFGRRLFSNCRNFPLSLLHTRIDDIPEYVAAGTVDLGIVGRNLLHEEQGAVEALLPLSFGYCSLVVAVPKESPITSVEQLAGAKIATSYPHSAQQFFQAQQIPVEIITISGSVEVAPLLGLSGAIVDLTATGSSLILNDLRPLHTILESEAVLAANPAALADPAKLDAINRLLLRIKGVLAAKRYRYVMMNAPRSALEEIKHIVPGLKTPTVVPLADPEWVAVHSAIREEVFWEAIEALRAAGASEILVSPIEKLVL
- the hisD gene encoding histidinol dehydrogenase, giving the protein MLIARLADLPKEDYERLMRRSRQQMETILPNVRAVMNDVHERGDAALRDYTLRFDHVQLDSLEVSPEEIAQAPTQTAPELLAALNQASTNIKTFHKRHLQHEGKVDTQPGVTVWRVWRPIERVGLYIPGGKATYPSSVLMSALPARIAGCREIILCSPPRSDGSLSPALLAAASLAGVQRIFKLGGVQAIAAMAYGTESVPRVSKIFGAGSAYVAAAKLLAFGEVDIDLPAGPSEVLILADETAHPRFVAADLLAQAEHAEDSACLLVTTSRTLAEQVSVDVERLTEPLETRDKIRASLERFGALLLVESLEEGAAFVNSYAPEHLEIITTDDHRILSSIQNAGSIFLGNWSPEPAGDYASGSNHTLPTGGYARMFSPLSVESYGRKVQVQELTRDGLARLRTTVETLATAEGLPAHRQSISVRFEEGAEGSAQLHTSQLVQIPAQARYAPSDEPLAVLPARRAIVERVTAETEIQITLTLDGAGHADLQTPTPFLNHLLHAFARHGRFDLKIEARGDTEIDDHHTVEDIGIVLGQALQSALSDKRGIARFGSSYAPMDEALARAVLDISGRPFLVYEAPGIASWVGRFDTALVEEFWRAFVTHAAITLHLDLLRGRNAHHALEALFKSAGLALRAATRVGARDGAIPSTKEAL
- the hisH gene encoding imidazole glycerol phosphate synthase subunit HisH: MITIVDYGAGNLRSISRAFQHLDIAARVVDRPEAVERAEAVVLPGVGAAGAAIRYLKEKGLDEAVRAALQRGVPFLGVCLGMQLLLGDHEEGDTAGLGLLAGRVRRFSEGLIVPHIGWNQVQPVRETPLFAGIPPSAYFYFIHSYYTEPADAALIAGQTDYGGPYCSVIEADNLWGVQFHPEKSSANGLRLLRNFAKVARQC
- the hisA gene encoding 1-(5-phosphoribosyl)-5-[(5-phosphoribosylamino)methylideneamino]imidazole-4-carboxamide isomerase, with product MLILPAIDLQEGRCVRLVQGDFAQSMRFSDNPAAVASRWQIEGAQWLHVVDLDGARSGAQANLEPIRQIRKAVSIAIEVGGGLRALKDVATLLDLGIERVILGTAALKDRAFLRACLERWGERIAVGLDTRNGLVASNGWLETSTVPALTLAQELAAEGVARFIFTDIQRDGMLSGPDLAALATLLAAVNRPIIASGGVASLADLKALAALGVESTIVGRALYTGEVRLAEALSSTEGIR
- the hisF gene encoding imidazole glycerol phosphate synthase subunit HisF; translated protein: MLTKRLIPCLDVRDGRVVKGVQFVDLRDAGDPVELAARYSDEGADEVVFLDITASSDNRATMLDVVERTAERVFIPLTVGGGIRSVDDIRATLRAGADKISLNTAAIASPKLLRLGAEAFGCQCIVLAIDARRNNATPSGWEVFSHGGRQATGLDALAWAEQGATLGAGEILLTSMDHDGAQEGYDLALTAAIAGAVSIPVIASGGVGTLEHLYEGLTIGKASAVLAASIFHFGTFSLCQAKTYLQEKGVAIRPC
- the hisI gene encoding phosphoribosyl-AMP cyclohydrolase, whose protein sequence is MLSEIRFDRDGLVPVVAQDYQTRDVLLLAYMNAEALQRTQETGLAHFWSRSRRRLWQKGETSGHVQEVVALHINCEGNSLLLEVNQRGEAACHDGYRSCYYRRLNSLGAWEVSAPRLFDPAPVYNAGSSSEQTSAHPGLQETDELAQVLQCIYRAYCYLRDHDLEAVSGTSRRLRHPDLAWLRQRIGEELAELAGVLSGVHTHNTPTEDVILEGRQVCYWLFLLAAALDLPYEAITPHIHLRSGFESTEKLDAAAASEFARQQHHGEQGAPSDIVTGLRLVGAACRQQGVPLIALAEAELLDLSQKSYLSGAF